The Helicobacter canis genomic sequence GCTGGAAGTAGAAGTCCTCTTCTACATACAATATGCTATCAAAGAGATCTTTCCTAGATTCTATGATAGCACGCTGATCTTCTCGCCTAGTCCCTCTGCTGTAATGTGGGACAAACTCTGTGATAATCTCTTCTGCGGTGTTTTGGATAGGGTCATTTAAATCCCTGTGATTCCACATACACGAGAAGATTCCCCCCCCCCCCCCCCGTTTAGCCCACTAGAGCGCAGAAGTCTATGGGCTTCGCATAAGGCACTTTGCCTATCCATCACATTAAAGCTAGAGCCAAAGGTTACCCAATCAAACTCCCCGCTAGCTAGCGTGCTATCCACTCCACTAGCACGCACCCATTCAATCTGCCCCTTTTGCGCCCACTCTTTAGTGCGCTCTATGCCAATCTCTCTCATCGCATCATTTGGCTCTACTGCTACCACCTTGCACCCTCTCTCTAAGAGCATAATGCTAAGATTGCCCGTGCCTGCACCTATGTCTGCGACTTTTGGGGCAGTGGTTTGGCTGCTTTGCTTGACCAAAAAGGCAAGCATATCAATGCTTGATGGCGCGTAGTTGGGGCGGTATTCGTAGAATTTGGCGTGCTTGGTATAGTCCCAAACTTTCTCTACGATCTTTTGCTGTGTAGAATCCTGTGTGGAAGTAGTCATCATTTCTCCTTGTGCTTAGTAGGTGCGCAAAGCACAAGAAGCATAGATTCTACGCCTTTCTCACGCTCCACGCACGGATTTTATAAGGGACTTCAATCACGCTAAGATGAGCGATTTTACTCTCTATCATAGCGATGATTTTGCCCCAGCGATCTGCTCCGGCTTGTGCTTGTATGTCATTGACAGAATGCCAAGCCCCCATATAGCGAGCCTTGTCCATAGTCTCTACATAATCACACTCCATAAAGAAGCAGTCTGTGAAATCTCCCGTAGAGACTAGGATCTCCTCCCACTTTTTGACATTTTGGCTACCGCTGCTCACACGAGCAAGCTCTGGAACAATATGTTTAATCTCCTTTTCAATCTCATCAAAGAGCGAGCCTTCTATGATATTTCTAGGATTCCAAATGGCTGTGAAGTAGCCATTCGCCCCCCCCCCCCCGTTTTTAAGACACGGGCAAACTCTGGGAGAGACTTTGCGGGATCTGTCCAGTGAAATGAGCTAGCCATAATCACCCAATCAGCACTATTAGATTCTAGCCCGGTCTGCTCGCCAGAGCCTTTGTGCCATTTGATATTTGCATAGCTTTTGGTATGCTCTATGCCCTTCTCTCTCATCGCATCATTTGGCTCTACGGCTCGCACTGATAGCCCCATATCCCCAAGCAGCGCGGTAAGCTTGCCTGTGCCAGCCCCAACTTCCGCCACTTGCAGAGCCCGCAAAGGCTTATGCTCATCATTGATACAGGCAATAAGCTTTTGCAAAAGCATAGTGCTATATGCTGGGCGATTGTGATAGTGGGCAGCGACTTGTGTAAAATCTCCTTGCTTCATCAAATCTCCTTTGAAAAGTTTGCCGTGATTGTAACGGACTTGTGTTGATAGGTTTCTTAACACTCTAGGCTTCTAGCGCGTGGAAAGCACACTAGAATCCACTTTTTTCACTTGCGGTAGTGCTATCCCTCACTCGCGAGCCGATGAGATCGGCGTGGCGATCCACACAAGCGCAAAACTTGTGCGTATGTGAAAATTGCTCCCAAATATCTGGGCGATCATTTTTGATAATAGCGCATTCTCTCTCTATCCTTTGGGCTAAATATGTGGCTATATCCGGGGCTTGCAGAAGTGCTTCTATAAGCGTGGATTCTGTGAAAGCAAGCTGCTCTGCCCTTGCCAAAAGTGCGCGTGTGGATTCTATATAGCTTTGTGCTTTGGCTCTTGCTTGCTCTAGGCTGCTACTTTTAATAGGGGGGGGGCAGCACACACCAGATACAGCGGGTGGCTCTCGTGTCCTTCTACGATAATGGATTCTAGCTTGTGGATAGGGTGGGACCACTGCAGGCGTTTAGAGTCTATATGCGCAGAGACATCGATCTCCGCGCTTGAGCCATCTACTAGCCTTGAGAGCGTGGAGAGCGCGAAAAGCGTGCCATCAATAGTAAAAATATAGGGAAAGCACCTTGGGAAAGATGAGCCTTTGACCACGCTTTCTTCATCATAGGAGCAATTTGTATAGCCGAAGCGATCGCAGAAGTTTTGCATAGTGCTTGGCATATTGCTATCATCAATATCGCGCATACTTAGATAGCTCACATCACTTGTGATATGCTCTACAAGCTTGCGCTGGGAGCTAAAGGCTATCATCAAATGCGAGATATTTTTGACAATCTCAAAGGCTAGCGCGTTTGCATCTTTTTGGGAGTGTATCGTTGATATGGTGTGTAGCATTGTGGCATTGACATTGCTTTTGACAATGCTTATGGGATCGCGCAGGATTTGATACACCGGCACGCGCTTTGTGCAAGTGGCTAGGATCTTGCTCGCACCACTATTTAGCGGGGCTTTATCCAGCACCAGCCCATCAAACTCACGCCAGAAAATAAAGGGGCGGAAATTCTCATAAGAGAGCACCTCCATAGGCTTTGCTTGACATTTGGCAAGATAGTATTTCACCGCCGTTAGCCCCACGCCGTGCCCTCCTAGCAAGATATATTTATACGCGCTTGGGTGGGGGAGGAGATTGGTGAGATTAAAGAGCTTTTGCGCCCCGGGCAAGCGATCGTAGAAATACCCCCATCGCCCCCCTTTCATCACTTTTATCATATTTTTGGCTCTTTGTAGTAGTCGCATTTATGCTCCTTGTGTGGATTGGAATGTGGATTGGATTTTTTCTAGGATTTGCTTCACTTTTTCATCAATGCCGCCTAGCGTGGTGTTATCAATGCGTAAATGCGCCTTTGGCTCATCGTAATCTATATCCACGCCCACGACATTTGGCAGCTCGCCTTTAAGGGCTTTGGAGTAAAGCTGCTTTTGATCCCTGCGTATGAGCTCATCATAATCGCAAGAGACATAGACCTCAAGGTAGTTGGGGAAATGCTCTCTATTGTAGGTATAGATCTCATCAAACATCGAAATCGTGCTTACAATGGTGATAATCCCCTGCCTAGACAAAAGCCTAGCGAGATCGGCGCGCTTTTTTGCCACGCTAATGCGCCCTTGCTTATCATAGCTATATGCCCCTAGCACATCGCGCAGCTCATCGCCATCAAGATACACGACATTGAGTGCTTGGGATTGCAGCTTTATATACAGCTCTTTAGCAAGCGTGCTTTTGCCACTGCCAGCAAGCCCTGTGAGCCACACTACCAGCCCATAGTAGCTAGCTTTAAATGTCAAAGGCAGCCTATCGCTGCGGACATCTTCATAGATAGCTCCGCCTATTTGACTCGCAGCAAAGGCTATGAAGTAGTCATTGGCAAAGTGCGTTTTGTTGTAGCGTAGGGGCTTGCCTGTTTTGATACTTATCACCGCGCCGCCGCTTTGCTCGACTATGACTTGAGAGGCAGCAGTATCCCACTCCTTTGTGCCATTAAATCTGGGGTAAATATCCGCCGCTCCATTGGCAAGTGCGCAAAACTTCAGCGATGAGCCTAGCTTGATACTCTCTAGCCCATAATGCGCGATAAATGCTTGTGTGAGGGGGCTAGAGTGAAAGACAGAATCACACGCTAGGGGTGGTTGTAGCGATTTAGCTTTGCTTGGCTTTGGCGTTGGCTTTGCGCGAAAAAGCAGGGAGTTTGCGGCTCGCGGCGTCGATAGACCGCAAGTCTTATCTCCTTGCTCGCCACTGCACAACCCTGCTTTTTCATCGCAAATCCTGCCGCCTACGAGCTGGCTACAAAACACATTTTGAACTTGGCTTTCAAAAATCCTAGAATCCTTTGGCTGCTCGCTTACATTTTTGGCGTTTTTTGTGTTGGCGCGAGCAGGGCTTTTGCTTGTGTAGGCGTTGTTTTCTCTGTCATTGCGAGCAAGCGCGGTAGTGCTTGCGTGGCAATCTATACATTCTGCGCTAGCAGAATAGTCACTACTAGAATCCACTTTTTGTGTATCAGCGGTGGGGTTTTCAAAAGTGGATTCTAGATTTTGTGTCTTTGTTTGTGTGGATTGCCACGCCACTGCTGGCGCAGTGTCTCGCAATGACGATAAAAAAGCTTTATTGCTAGAATCCACTTTTTTACTTGTGGCGTTTTTTGTGTTGTCGCGAGCAGGGCTTGTGTGGGCGTTGTTTTCTCTGTCATTGCGAGCGGACTTGTCCGCGTGGCAATCCATTTTTTGCGATTTGTCAAACGAGGATTCTAGGGAGTGGGTGGATTTTTCACACTCGGCTTGATTGCCTTCTTCAAGGATTCTAGGAATTGCGGTGGGGCTTTGCAAGTTTTGAGAATTTTCTAAAGAAACTTCGCTGTGCTTGTTTTGGGGAAGGTTAGCGAACTTGGCGTTCGTGCCTTCCACAAAATTCTCAATCTTGTCAAATTGCCTACCCAAAGCCGCATCCCCCCTACCAACAAACGCCCCAAACCCCTCTAGCCCTAGATACAGCTCCTTTAGCATAGGCACATACACCACGCCTAAAATAGCTTTGTCGCGGTGGATTAGGGCGATATTGACACTCCAGCCAGAAAGATTAGCGACAAAATCCTTTGTGCCATCAAGGGGATCAACAAGCCAAAAATACTCCAAATCCTTGCGCTTCTCATACTCTAGCGGAGCTTCTTCAGAGCAGATGGGATAGGGGGCAATGTGCGATAATCTATCGGTGATAAAGGCATTTGCCTCTAAATCTGCTTTGGTAACAGGCGAGCCATCGGCTTTTTGGCTAGCGGTTTTGTCCTTGATAGCTAAGATCAGCTCGCCTGCTTGCAGCGCGATTGTGGCGGCTTTTTCTAGTAGCTCTTGCATTACTCGCCCTTTTGCGCTGTGATTGCCTGAATATCTTGCAGTGATATAGCTAGATCACTTGGCATATCCACCTCCAGCCAGCCGCCATAAATCTCCACCGCTTGTGCGTTATCAAAGCGATCAATAAGAGCTTGCAAAAAGCTTGTCATATACATATTTTCAAAATCCTTGCCATCATAGATCGCATTTCTATCTAGCCCATCATAGAATGCAAGCATTTGCGGTAAAAAATCGTGCCTAAGCATAAATAGCCCCATATACTGCCCTTGTACCTCATCTAGGCTTTTAGGCTTTTTGCCTAGCTCGGTGATCTTGCCATTGTGGATTTTAAGGCTCTCGGCATCTAGCAGCACATCGCTAAATCGCTTACGCCAAAGCTTATGCCAAAGCTTATCTACTGCGATTGCCAAAGGCGCGCTGCTTTTGCAAAGCTTTTGCACACAAGGCGTGAAATACACAATATCCGCATAGGAGATAAGCAGGTCTTGCTTATCATTAGCACAGCCCTCTATCCACTCCCTAGCACAGAGCATTGTCTGCACCATATTGGTGCTAGCATAGCGCGGGTTCTCATACATTGTCATAATATCGCGCTTGCTTAAGTAGGATTCTAGCACGGGGTATAAATACCCCCCTACCACCGCTATCTCATCAATCCCGCACGCACGCAATGCCTCTATCTCATAATCGATGATCGCCCTGCCCTCATACTCCACCATACATTTTGGCTTAGTTTGAGTCAGTGGCATAAGCCTTGAGCCAAATCCTGCGGCTAAAATCAATGCTCTCATTCACGCTCCTTTAGTGCTTGTAAAAATCTCTGCCATAGCCCTTGATACTCCATACCCCCACTTCGCTCTATATGCCACATCACGCCAAAAATAGGCAGTCTCTCGTGCCTAAAGCCCTCTATGCTGCCATCACTTGCTAGGGCTATGGACTCTAGCTCGCTAGATAAAGACATCACGCCATAATTATGAAAGGAATTGACCCTAAACTCCTGCCCTTGTGCGTGGAGCTTATGGCTGCCTATATGCCCTTGTAGTGGCGCGATCTCGCAGGAAAAATACTGCGCGATCATCTGCGCCCCACGACATATCCCAAGCACTGGAATCCGCTTTTTGACACAATGCTCTAGCAGATCCCTTTCATAGCTATCGCGCGTGCGTGAAAGATAATCATCACAAAAGAGTGCCAAGTCATTCCCCCCGCTAAGGATCACCCCTTGCACAAAGGGCGCATATTGGCTAAAGGGGATATGATAGGCAAGCGGCAAGGGCAGATAGCT encodes the following:
- a CDS encoding gamma-glutamyl-CDP-amidate hydrolase — translated: MQPFIAISQRLATAAHNEVRECLASEWGSFFARNLASYLPLPLAYHIPFSQYAPFVQGVILSGGNDLALFCDDYLSRTRDSYERDLLEHCVKKRIPVLGICRGAQMIAQYFSCEIAPLQGHIGSHKLHAQGQEFRVNSFHNYGVMSLSSELESIALASDGSIEGFRHERLPIFGVMWHIERSGGMEYQGLWQRFLQALKERE
- a CDS encoding adenylyl-sulfate kinase, producing MTFKASYYGLVVWLTGLAGSGKSTLAKELYIKLQSQALNVVYLDGDELRDVLGAYSYDKQGRISVAKKRADLARLLSRQGIITIVSTISMFDEIYTYNREHFPNYLEVYVSCDYDELIRRDQKQLYSKALKGELPNVVGVDIDYDEPKAHLRIDNTTLGGIDEKVKQILEKIQSTFQSTQGA
- a CDS encoding NTP transferase domain-containing protein, which translates into the protein MRALILAAGFGSRLMPLTQTKPKCMVEYEGRAIIDYEIEALRACGIDEIAVVGGYLYPVLESYLSKRDIMTMYENPRYASTNMVQTMLCAREWIEGCANDKQDLLISYADIVYFTPCVQKLCKSSAPLAIAVDKLWHKLWRKRFSDVLLDAESLKIHNGKITELGKKPKSLDEVQGQYMGLFMLRHDFLPQMLAFYDGLDRNAIYDGKDFENMYMTSFLQALIDRFDNAQAVEIYGGWLEVDMPSDLAISLQDIQAITAQKGE